From a single Nicotiana tabacum cultivar K326 chromosome 8, ASM71507v2, whole genome shotgun sequence genomic region:
- the LOC142162625 gene encoding uncharacterized protein LOC142162625, producing MAGKVEKVLAVVMLAMLLFSEHLMAANHEIKTTEDNSTISPFCLVKCLFGCRGLPPVQASICAAQCYLKCRDQDAANIAETKGIIGETAYNQYDVGCALGYCSEFLLNYDEKRFKCCMEYCREDKMICPVEAAA from the exons ATGGCAGGGAAGGTTGAGAAAGTGCTTGCAGTAGTGATGCTTGCAATGCTTCTGTTTTCGGAGCATTTAATGGCTGCTAATCATGAAATTAAAACAACTGAAGATAACTCTACTATTAGCCCTTTCTGCTTAGTAAAATGTTTATTTGGATGTAGGGGGTTGCCACCTGTACAAGCATCCATTTGTGCTGCTCAATGTTATTTAAAGTGCCGTGACCAAGATGCGGCCAATATTGCTGAAACTAAGGGCATAATTGGTGAGACTGCATACAACCAGTATGATGTTGGATGTGCCCTTGGCTACTGCTCTGAGTTCCTGTTGAATTATG ATGAGAAGAGGTTCAAGTGCTGCATGGAATACTGCCGCGAGGACAAAATGATTTGTCCTGTTGAGGCTGCAGCTTGA